The Dreissena polymorpha isolate Duluth1 chromosome 2, UMN_Dpol_1.0, whole genome shotgun sequence nucleotide sequence aAGTCACTAGCACGTGCTTAAAATAGCAATAGCATCACACTTGCATGTGATGTAGCAATCATGCAGTCGAGTCATTCTGTTTATTGTTCATGTTGTTTTGTTGTAGAAGAGTCAGAGTCTGGTGATGAGGGAAGTAGTGAGAAACTAATTGGTCGACTGTCAGATCTTGAAACGCAGGCAATGAAGAAGTAAGTGATAGTATAATGTAAAAATTTGAGATTCTGTATTTTCAAATGATAGTACTTGTAAATCACATTGTGACAAAATTAATCCAGAAaaattaattttagaaattttgaTATAAAGTAACAGAAGCCCCGCACTGTTAACTTTTGAACTCGTCTTGAGAGGATTCTCGTTGACGGGTTTCATATAGCCAAACTTTGTGCTTGCTTAGTTAAACTGATAATTTAAACGAATAGAGCAAAAAGATTATCAAGGTATGAAATTAATTGTTATGCAGTCATATGTGCTATTAATTCagatgtatatattttaatatctcCTCCCAGAGTCCAGGTGAAGACAGGGGATGGCAAGTCTGTGGACGTTCAGAAGACTACTTTGGTACAGGGGGACCAGCTGGAGAGTTTGGCAGCTGCCATCATCAAGGAGCTTCAGAGGGTGCCTAACATTGCCGACCGCAAGCAAGTCAAGGTTTGTCTACCATATGGGATTTAACAGTTGTTGTAGTATGTAGTCTATGGTTGTATGTTGATTGTGCAAATGTTTAGGAGGTGATAATTACATTTAcacaatttttcaaatatttattgatatatatgCGAATACTTCTATAAGATTCATAATAGAAAAACTGAAGTTCCAAGAAAATTTCTAAGCACTTACACAACCAACAATTATGTGTGAGTTTATTTGTTAGATTTTTTTCTTCATTGGCCAGAAATTCCTTTCTCAGCTTGATTTAAATTTTTTTACGCGATTTTGATATCCCTGATGTCCAGAAAATCAATGAAGAAAAATAATAGGAAGACAATATGTCAGGTAGGTAAGTGTTTCACTATTTCACCTGACGTAAGTTTTGTAGGATTCCAATGAAGCTAAAAGATTTTGTTGAGTAATATTTGTATTTCAATCTGAGAAAGGAATCTTACTGAGCTTATGTCAggttgatttattattttaaatgcaatatttgtgTACTAAACTACTATATATTGATCTTGTTATTAAATGTTCTGGGATGGGCACTAATTTTTCTGATTCAAACGTTTATCTTTACAATGCTGTTACCAAACTTTGTTCGGATCTTCATACATTCTTATCACTTAAAATTGTCTGTCAAAACTATAACACTGAgactagtttttagctcacctgtcacgaagtgacatggtgagcttatgtgaccgtgtgatgtccggcgtccgttgtgtgtgcgtgtgtggtgtgtgcgtctgtcaacaatttgtttgtgtagacagtagaggtcacagttttcatccaatctttatgaaatttggtcagaatgtttatcttgatgaaatctgggttgggattgtatttgggtcatctggggtcaaaaactaggtcacataataggtcaaataatagaaaaaccttgtgtagacaatagaggtcgcagttttcatccaatctttatgaaatttggtcagaatgttaatcttgatggaatctgggttgggattgtatttgggtcatctggggtcaaaaactaggtcactaggtcaaaaactaggtcagatattagaaaaaccttgtgtagacagtagaggtcacagttttcatccaatctttatgaaatttggtcagaatgtttatcttgatgaaatctgggttgggattgtatttgggtcatctggggtcaaaaactaggtcactaggttgaaaactaggtcaaataaaagaaccttgtgtagacagtagaggtcacagttttcatcaaatctttatgaaatttggtcagaatgtttatcttgataaaatctgggttgggattgtatttgggtcaactggggtcaaaaactaggttgttaggtcaaaaactaggtcaaataatagaaaaaccttgtgtagacaatagaggtcacagttttcatccaatctttatgaaattaagtcaatgtttatcttgatgaaatctgggttgggattgtatttgggtcatctgggttcaaaaactaggtcactaagtcaaataatagaaaaaccgtcaacaatttgtttgtgtagacagtagaggtcacagttttcatccaatctttatgaaatttggtcagaatgtttatcttgatgaaatctgggttgggattgtatttgggtcatctggggtctaaaactaggtcactaggtcaaaaactcggtcactaggtcaaataatagaaaaaccttgtatagacaatagaggtcacagttttcatccaatctttatgaaatttggtcagaatgtttatcttgatgaaatctgggttgggattgtatttagtcaagtgagcgattcagggccatcatggccctcttgttgatatTAACTTATATTAGCAGTGTTCTTATGTTGATTTTCTAGGCAATGAGTGATAAGAGCTTTTATTCGTTTCAGGTGATAGTCACAGATAATGCAGCAGAAAGTCATGTCAGAGTAGATCTGACTCATGAACCCCCTATGGTGGAAAATGTAAAACTGGAATCAATTGAAGATGATTCAGAAATGGAGTACCTCATGGGGGATGAGGAGGAGGATTTTGGTGATGCAGATGACGACAAAACAGAAGGTAAAGCGGATGCCAGCAGCATTTCTGGGGCCGTTCCACTTGTGGCCACTCCAAAACAAGCTGTGAAGAAAACAGATACTCCAGGCTCCAGTACCTCTGTGACCACCCAGCTTGTGCGTAAAAAGAAGTACCCAAAGCCTCTGATTGAGCGAATGCCCATGGAGTGTGAGCACTGTGGACAGACAGTAGCAGGGAAAAGTAATCTTAAGTCTCATATCAGACGAGTTCACCTTAAAGTGAAAAACCACAAGTGCACTATCTGCACCAAAGGATTTTGGTCAAACAATGCACTGGAAAGCCATATGCTATCGGTTCATACGAGGCGCTGTGACAATTGCCAGGAATATGTTGTTGAATCTGTGCCCTGGGGTAATGGAGTTGACATGAGGATGAAAAGGGATGTGATCTGCACTTGCGGTTCCATTGTCAGCATTTACAGTTCATTTGGTCGAAAGCGAATGTATCTACGAGAGGATGAACCAGATGAAGAAGGAGAACTGCCCCCAACTAGACCGAAGTCAAGCACTGGGACCAAGTATGCATGTGGAACCTGTGGCAAGCTCTTTATGAAAAAATCCAACTGTGAGAGGCATTCCCGGGCACATACAGACTATAAAGGCGTCATTTGCAACATCTGCGGTAGTGCATTTACGTACGAAAATTCCCTCAAGAAACATTTGGAGACTGAACATGGTATTGTCAAGCATGTTTGCGACCTTTGTGGCAAAAACTACAGTAATGAAGTTGCTCTGAAAGTGCATTACATTAAAGCACATGGTGAAGAAAATATCATTGGAGATAATCTTGTTATGATTGTCAAGGAGAAGTCTGAAGGTACACCTAACCTTGAAGATCAAATGGAAGAAATCATGGAAGGGGAGGATGATGAGGAGTTGGCAAATCAGCTCATGGAAAACGGCAGAAGACACGGCCAAACCGAACACATTGTGGTCACTTCTAGACCTGATGGCAGAGGAGAACAGCACATAGTTGTCACAGGAACTGCTGACCTGGACCCGGATATGATTATAGCAGGGCACGATGGTCATATCATGGTGTCCCATTCTGAGATAGCCCATCTGGAGGCCGGTCAGATCATGGTGACCCAGGGGGAGGGGGGACAGGTGCAGGTGACCTCTGGTGACCCGGGACTCACGCAGGACAGCGCTCAGAGGATTGTACAGCAGGCCATTCAGGAGGGACACATGATTGCTGGAGATAGGAATATGTCCATCATCATTAAACAGTTACCGATGGGCCATGCAGAAGTGGAAATGACAGGAGTGACTTTAGAGTGTTTGTGCATTGATGACTCTGTGGTCTAATGAACCAGAATATCCTACTTATTATAATTGACAAGactatttgttatattttcatttgttttcatGGTGTTAAGTGGTACCATGTGAGAGTAATTTGATTAAATGTTTTGCAGCAATCATAGAAGCAGTGGGTATTTGGTCTAATTTGGGACCGAAATTCGGCCACaatcaataatatatttgttatactgttaaaccatttattttcgccagcatgaaattttgtcatttaaaaaaaaaatgacgttttcgtcagcacttaaattcgccaatttccGACTTTGAATAAAAttgcttcagtcaatatccgtTTTGTTTGTCGAACATGTcctgaaatatacatgtatcgcggttgcgataaatcgtagtggggaaagagggaggacacttgagagtcacttgcaggaggtggggccagtttgtcacatgccaatatctagtcttttgttatcaggtgatcagtaatgggcccccattagtgtatcataattatgattaatggattagtgggaccgaatcACCGTTAAAGAGTGTTTAAAACagtgaagccaattgccaa carries:
- the LOC127868972 gene encoding zinc finger protein 37-like isoform X4; translation: MATDVEDSEMEGSPEFKHALKMVLKRQMKDLINQICEQGIEIAVMEVNINDGSTSHFGTPIGESFIAEQKSLTHSFASFCKTNGRISSDVPSDRSPRRRVEKKITPMSKSRPSTSTDPPTLRITVPRRLSVGISEQELGGLVGRIVASQLDKNKEKGDGSSGGTKFDALLESVKAKEKPLNVTRSGRKVSNKFLEGLKSSKKSIKAEESESGDEGSSEKLIGRLSDLETQAMKKVQVKTGDGKSVDVQKTTLVQGDQLESLAAAIIKELQRVPNIADRKQVKVIVTDNAAESHVRVDLTHEPPMVENVKLESIEDDSEMEYLMGDEEEDFGDADDDKTEGKADASSISGAVPLVATPKQAVKKTDTPGSSTSVTTQLVRKKKYPKPLIERMPMECEHCGQTVAGKSNLKSHIRRVHLKVKNHKCTICTKGFWSNNALESHMLSVHTRRCDNCQEYVVESVPWGNGVDMRMKRDVICTCGSIVSIYSSFGRKRMYLREDEPDEEGELPPTRPKSSTGTKYACGTCGKLFMKKSNCERHSRAHTDYKGVICNICGSAFTYENSLKKHLETEHGIVKHVCDLCGKNYSNEVALKVHYIKAHGEENIIGDNLVMIVKEKSEGTPNLEDQMEEIMEGEDDEELANQLMENGRRHGQTEHIVVTSRPDGRGEQHIVVTGTADLDPDMIIAGHDGHIMVSHSEIAHLEAGQIMVTQGEGGQVQVTSGDPGLTQDSAQRIVQQAIQEGHMIAGDRNMSIIIKQLPMGHAEVEMTGVTLECLCIDDSVV